A single region of the Massilia sp. erpn genome encodes:
- a CDS encoding cyclopropane-fatty-acyl-phospholipid synthase family protein: protein MFVQSRLSAWTAGIRQQITLPLRIELWNGQAFDFSCEAPRVTIRIPKPSAARYLLSPSLSNLGTAYVEGAIEVTGKAKDMIRIVNALAHSTLHSDGKLSRIVRQFTHSRKKDAEAIRYHYDVSNEFYQQFLDPRMVYSCAYFESGEEDLAAAQLKKIDHILAKIRLQRGQTLLDIGCGWGALAIRAAQTYGAHCIGITLSENQYALARERVAQAGLEHLVEIRLQDYRDVRGSFDRITSVGMFEHVGVKHLAEYFGIIHRLLADDGVAMNHGITSTDPDSGETPYGGGEFIDKYVFPQGELAHLSQVLKAMQQGQLEAYDVENLRRHYAKTCAIWTDNFEARADQVKAIAGDKRFRIWHVYLAGCAYAFDQDWISLYQIVCGKAGRHPQALPWSRQYMYQNMRMG from the coding sequence TTGTTCGTACAAAGCCGACTCAGCGCCTGGACCGCAGGCATCCGCCAGCAAATCACCCTGCCCCTGCGCATCGAATTATGGAACGGGCAAGCCTTCGATTTTTCCTGCGAGGCGCCGCGCGTCACCATCCGCATTCCCAAGCCCTCGGCCGCGCGCTACCTGCTCTCCCCTAGCCTGTCGAACCTGGGCACGGCCTATGTGGAAGGGGCGATCGAGGTGACGGGCAAGGCCAAGGACATGATACGCATCGTCAATGCGCTGGCGCATTCGACCCTGCACTCGGACGGCAAGCTGTCGCGCATCGTACGCCAGTTCACGCACAGCCGGAAAAAGGATGCGGAAGCCATCCGCTACCACTACGACGTCTCCAACGAGTTCTACCAGCAGTTCCTCGATCCGCGCATGGTGTATTCCTGCGCCTATTTCGAGAGCGGCGAGGAAGACCTGGCCGCCGCCCAGCTCAAGAAGATCGACCACATCCTGGCCAAGATCCGCCTGCAGCGCGGCCAGACCCTGCTCGATATCGGCTGCGGCTGGGGCGCGCTGGCGATCCGCGCCGCGCAAACGTATGGCGCGCACTGCATCGGCATCACGCTGTCGGAAAACCAGTACGCGCTGGCGCGCGAGCGCGTGGCGCAGGCGGGGCTGGAGCATCTGGTGGAAATCCGCCTGCAGGATTACCGCGATGTGCGCGGCAGCTTCGACCGCATCACCAGCGTCGGCATGTTCGAGCATGTGGGCGTCAAGCATCTGGCCGAATACTTCGGCATCATCCACCGCCTGCTGGCCGACGATGGCGTGGCCATGAACCACGGCATCACCAGCACCGACCCCGACAGTGGAGAAACACCCTACGGCGGCGGCGAGTTCATCGACAAATACGTGTTTCCACAGGGCGAACTGGCGCATCTCAGCCAGGTGCTGAAAGCCATGCAGCAGGGCCAGCTCGAAGCCTATGACGTGGAAAACCTGCGCCGCCACTATGCCAAGACCTGCGCCATCTGGACCGACAATTTCGAAGCGCGGGCCGACCAGGTGAAGGCCATCGCGGGCGACAAGCGCTTCCGCATCTGGCATGTCTACCTGGCCGGCTGCGCCTACGCCTTCGACCAGGACTGGATCAGCCTATACCAGATCGTGTGCGGCAAAGCCGGCCGCCACCCGCAGGCGCTGCCGTGGTCGCGGCAGTATATGTATCAAAATATGCGAATGGGCTGA
- the pdxH gene encoding pyridoxamine 5'-phosphate oxidase codes for MNDKLFDTAPGFDQPIAVLKHCHDRIRKQLKTLDNLLAHLPSHGADAAAQQAAQSVLNYFNKAAHLHHQDEEQDLLPMLDANAQGEDAALLLSVKPHILAQHQQMETDWHIIKTQLDKIANGSSAELSRADVERFSGIYAGHMAIEEEQLAPMAKRLFSAAQMQILGEAMQRRRGIGQQAPAAGGIALADLRLDYGRASLSEDDTLADPIAQFAKWFDEAMKAQVSEPNAMSVATASKDGRPSSRIVLIKQYDQRGFTWYTNYESQKGHELADNPQAALLFFWRELERQVRIEGRVEKTSAEDSDTYFYSRPLKSRLAAIASAQSMPVGSREEMEAMYAAVEAASGEQPQRPAHWGGYRLVPERVEFWQGRQSRFHDRIVYTLQADGSWSKERIQP; via the coding sequence ATGAACGATAAACTGTTCGACACGGCGCCCGGCTTCGATCAGCCGATCGCCGTCCTCAAGCACTGCCACGACCGCATCCGCAAACAGCTCAAAACCCTGGACAATCTGCTGGCCCACCTGCCCAGCCATGGCGCCGACGCCGCCGCCCAGCAGGCCGCCCAGTCCGTGCTCAATTACTTCAACAAGGCCGCCCACCTGCACCACCAGGATGAGGAGCAGGACTTGCTGCCCATGCTCGACGCCAATGCCCAGGGCGAGGATGCGGCCCTGCTGCTGAGCGTGAAGCCGCACATCCTGGCCCAGCACCAGCAGATGGAAACGGATTGGCATATAATCAAAACACAACTTGATAAGATTGCCAACGGCTCATCGGCCGAGCTGTCGCGCGCCGATGTGGAGCGTTTCAGCGGCATTTATGCCGGCCATATGGCAATCGAGGAAGAGCAGCTGGCGCCGATGGCGAAACGCCTGTTCAGCGCCGCGCAGATGCAGATCCTGGGCGAGGCCATGCAGCGCCGCCGCGGCATCGGCCAACAGGCGCCGGCTGCCGGCGGCATTGCCTTGGCCGATCTGCGTCTCGATTACGGCCGCGCCAGCCTGTCGGAAGACGATACGCTGGCCGACCCGATCGCCCAGTTTGCCAAGTGGTTCGACGAAGCCATGAAGGCGCAGGTGAGCGAGCCGAACGCGATGAGCGTGGCCACGGCCAGCAAGGATGGCCGGCCCAGTTCGCGCATCGTGCTGATCAAGCAGTATGACCAGCGCGGCTTCACCTGGTACACCAATTACGAGAGCCAGAAAGGCCATGAGCTGGCGGACAATCCGCAAGCCGCCCTGCTGTTCTTCTGGCGCGAGCTGGAACGCCAGGTCCGCATCGAGGGCCGGGTGGAAAAGACCTCGGCCGAGGACAGCGACACCTATTTCTACAGCCGGCCATTGAAGAGCCGGCTGGCCGCCATCGCGTCGGCGCAGAGCATGCCGGTCGGCAGCCGCGAGGAGATGGAAGCCATGTATGCGGCCGTGGAAGCGGCCAGCGGCGAACAGCCGCAGCGTCCGGCGCACTGGGGCGGCTACCGCCTGGTGCCCGAGCGCGTGGAATTCTGGCAGGGGCGCCAATCGCGCTTCCATGACCGGATCGTGTATACGCTGCAAGCGGACGGCAGCTGGAGCAAGGAGCGCATCCAGCCGTAA
- the tcdA gene encoding tRNA cyclic N6-threonylcarbamoyladenosine(37) synthase TcdA has product MNSLHTPFGLGDGAAAAPEHDIDFERRFGGIARLYGARALERFRSAHVCVIGVGGVGSWIVEALARSAIGRMTLIDLDNVAESNINRQIQALSGTLGMAKITALAERVAQINPYCQITQIEDFITPDNLDEMIGSHAYDYVIDAIDSAKSKTALIHYCRSKGIPLITIGSAGGQTDPTRIEVRDLAKTEQEPLLKKVRRRLRSQYNYPPNSKNKLNVDAVFSMEPLKFPETGEVCSVDADEKQPGVTGINCAGFGSSVVVTATFGLVAAGHLLNKLAASVAVAEATPLLAAGDGLVQA; this is encoded by the coding sequence ATGAATTCCCTGCATACTCCTTTTGGTCTAGGCGACGGCGCCGCGGCCGCCCCTGAGCACGATATTGACTTTGAACGCCGCTTCGGCGGCATCGCCCGCCTGTACGGCGCACGCGCCCTGGAACGCTTCCGCAGCGCCCATGTGTGCGTGATCGGCGTCGGTGGCGTCGGTTCCTGGATCGTTGAAGCGCTGGCGCGCAGCGCCATCGGCCGCATGACCCTGATCGACCTCGACAACGTGGCCGAGTCGAATATCAACCGCCAGATCCAGGCCCTGAGCGGCACCCTGGGCATGGCCAAGATCACCGCCCTGGCCGAGCGCGTGGCCCAGATCAATCCCTATTGCCAGATCACGCAGATCGAAGACTTCATCACGCCTGACAACCTGGATGAGATGATCGGCTCCCACGCCTACGATTACGTGATCGACGCCATCGACAGCGCCAAGTCGAAGACGGCCCTGATCCACTATTGCCGCAGCAAGGGCATCCCCCTGATCACCATCGGCAGCGCAGGCGGCCAGACCGACCCCACCCGTATCGAAGTGCGCGACCTGGCCAAGACCGAGCAGGAGCCGCTGCTGAAAAAAGTGCGGCGCCGCCTGCGCAGCCAGTACAACTACCCGCCCAACTCGAAGAACAAGCTGAATGTGGACGCGGTGTTCTCGATGGAGCCGCTGAAATTCCCGGAAACGGGCGAAGTGTGCTCGGTCGACGCCGACGAAAAGCAGCCCGGCGTCACCGGCATCAATTGCGCCGGTTTCGGCTCCTCGGTGGTGGTCACGGCCACGTTCGGCCTGGTCGCCGCCGGCCATCTGCTGAACAAGCTGGCCGCCAGCGTGGCCGTGGCGGAAGCCACGCCGCTGCTAGCGGCTGGCGACGGGCTGGTACAAGCCTGA
- the thpR gene encoding RNA 2',3'-cyclic phosphodiesterase — MITNQSSGGINGAPAHKLFFALWPDPATRGALAALQSRVTGRTTPPDKLHLTLAFLGHQPVTALPPLRDILHALPVPPLRLEIDCFGYFSKPRIAWAGMSAVPPALLAMQDDLMRRLAAAGFPAATHGEFRPHVTLAREAKTAPPAGAAFAPVVWTAREVALVESLPSGLYQPVASR, encoded by the coding sequence ATGATAACAAATCAATCTTCAGGCGGGATAAACGGCGCGCCAGCCCACAAGCTTTTTTTCGCGCTCTGGCCCGATCCCGCCACGCGCGGCGCCCTGGCCGCGCTGCAATCCCGGGTAACGGGACGCACCACGCCACCCGACAAGCTGCATCTGACCCTGGCCTTCCTCGGCCATCAGCCCGTCACGGCGCTGCCGCCGCTGCGGGATATTCTGCACGCCCTGCCTGTGCCGCCGCTGCGGCTGGAGATCGATTGCTTCGGCTATTTCAGCAAGCCGCGCATCGCCTGGGCCGGCATGTCGGCCGTGCCGCCCGCGCTGCTGGCAATGCAGGACGATTTGATGCGGCGCCTGGCAGCGGCCGGATTTCCAGCCGCCACCCATGGCGAATTCCGTCCCCACGTCACGCTGGCGCGCGAGGCGAAAACGGCGCCGCCGGCCGGCGCGGCCTTCGCTCCAGTGGTGTGGACGGCGCGGGAAGTGGCGTTGGTGGAGTCGCTGCCCTCAGGCTTGTACCAGCCCGTCGCCAGCCGCTAG
- a CDS encoding FKBP-type peptidyl-prolyl cis-trans isomerase, with protein MIRRSAAFAFIFAAASAAQAQQPEAQPQPQAQPEAAAPVVVGSATPGPVAEQLIITDVKVGTGREALAGQTVRVNYTGWLYRPLAKNQRGRKFDSSIGREPLEFPLGKGRVIKGWDQGVAGMKIGGKRTLIIPAELAYGSRSMGDIPSNSALIFDVELLDVK; from the coding sequence ATGATCCGTCGTTCCGCAGCATTTGCCTTCATCTTTGCCGCCGCCAGCGCTGCCCAGGCGCAGCAGCCGGAAGCCCAACCGCAGCCCCAGGCGCAGCCTGAAGCGGCCGCGCCCGTGGTGGTCGGTTCCGCCACGCCCGGTCCGGTGGCCGAACAGCTGATTATCACCGACGTCAAGGTCGGTACCGGCCGCGAAGCCCTGGCCGGCCAGACCGTGCGCGTCAACTACACCGGCTGGCTGTACCGCCCCCTGGCCAAGAACCAGCGCGGCCGCAAATTCGATTCCTCGATCGGCCGCGAGCCGCTCGAATTCCCGCTCGGTAAAGGCCGCGTCATCAAGGGCTGGGACCAGGGCGTGGCCGGCATGAAGATCGGCGGCAAGCGCACCCTGATCATCCCCGCCGAACTGGCTTATGGTTCGCGTTCCATGGGCGATATTCCATCGAATTCGGCCCTGATCTTCGACGTCGAACTGCTGGACGTGAAGTAA
- the cysK gene encoding cysteine synthase A: MNIANNVTELIGNTPLVRIQRMAAGAPAQLLAKLEFYNPAHSVKDRIGLSMIEAAEAAGQIHPDTIILEPTSGNTGIALAMVCAARGYRCMLVMPETMSRERRMLLCAYGAELVLTPGAEGMLGAIRRAEEMAETDRRYLMPQQFNNPANPDVHRRTTAEEIWRDTDGQADILVSGVGTGGTITGVGEVIKARKPEFQCIAVEPEASPILSKGIKGPHPIQGIGAGFVPAVLNTHVYNEVICVKNEDAFATARRAAREEGLLVGISSGAALWAALQVVWRPENQGKMVITVIPSFGERYLSTALFDGLAD; this comes from the coding sequence ATGAACATTGCCAACAATGTCACTGAGCTGATCGGCAATACGCCCCTGGTGCGCATCCAGCGCATGGCGGCCGGCGCCCCGGCCCAGCTGCTGGCCAAGCTCGAATTCTACAATCCCGCCCACAGCGTCAAAGACCGCATCGGCCTGTCCATGATCGAGGCGGCGGAAGCGGCAGGGCAGATCCATCCCGACACCATCATCCTGGAGCCGACCAGCGGCAATACCGGCATCGCCCTGGCCATGGTGTGCGCGGCGCGCGGCTACCGCTGCATGCTGGTCATGCCCGAAACCATGAGCCGCGAACGGCGCATGCTGCTGTGCGCCTATGGCGCGGAACTGGTGTTGACGCCGGGCGCCGAAGGCATGCTTGGGGCCATCCGCCGCGCCGAGGAAATGGCGGAGACGGACCGGCGCTACCTGATGCCGCAGCAATTCAACAATCCCGCCAATCCCGATGTGCACCGCCGCACCACGGCCGAAGAGATCTGGCGTGATACGGACGGCCAGGCCGACATCCTGGTGTCGGGCGTCGGCACCGGCGGCACGATCACCGGCGTGGGCGAGGTGATCAAGGCGCGCAAGCCGGAATTCCAGTGCATCGCGGTGGAGCCGGAAGCGTCGCCCATCCTGTCGAAGGGTATCAAGGGACCGCATCCGATCCAGGGCATCGGCGCCGGCTTCGTGCCGGCCGTGCTGAATACCCATGTGTACAACGAAGTGATCTGCGTGAAGAACGAGGACGCCTTCGCCACGGCGCGCCGCGCGGCGCGCGAAGAAGGGCTGCTGGTGGGAATTTCGTCGGGCGCGGCGCTGTGGGCCGCGCTGCAGGTGGTGTGGCGGCCGGAGAATCAAGGGAAGATGGTGATCACCGTCATTCCCTCGTTCGGCGAGCGCTATCTCAGCACAGCCCTGTTTGACGGGCTGGCTGATTAG
- a CDS encoding cation diffusion facilitator family transporter, translating into MSAHHHHGHEHGHHHHHGNPTDHGRAFAIAITLNAVFVAVEFVYGFIANSTALMADAGHNLSDVLGLMLAWGAAILAKRTPSGRYTYGLRSSSMLAALFNGMLLMAACGAIAWEAALQLMNPTPVQGLTVSVVAAVGIAVNGLSAMLFMAGSKDDLNIRGAYLHLAADAAISLGVLLSGLVVMYTGWTWLDPLVSIAIVVLITMGTWSLLRESLRMVLAAVPENVDAPQVEQFLRAQPGVTEVHDLHIWSMSTTETALTAHLVMPDGYPGDQALDAITRELKEKFSIHHTTLQTEQGTTEHACCLHGNGGADHGHDDHAHDHDHDHDHDHGHQHKPAHQHAPHQHGHRH; encoded by the coding sequence ATGAGCGCTCATCACCATCATGGCCATGAGCATGGCCATCATCACCATCACGGCAATCCAACGGACCACGGACGCGCCTTTGCCATTGCCATTACCCTCAATGCGGTCTTCGTGGCGGTGGAATTCGTCTACGGCTTTATCGCCAATTCGACGGCGCTGATGGCCGATGCGGGCCACAACCTGTCCGACGTGCTGGGCCTGATGCTGGCCTGGGGCGCGGCGATCCTGGCGAAACGCACGCCATCCGGCCGCTATACCTATGGCTTGCGCAGCAGTTCAATGCTGGCGGCGCTGTTCAACGGCATGCTGCTGATGGCGGCCTGCGGGGCGATTGCCTGGGAAGCGGCGCTGCAATTGATGAATCCAACGCCGGTGCAGGGACTGACCGTGTCGGTGGTGGCGGCAGTGGGCATCGCGGTAAACGGCTTGTCGGCCATGCTGTTCATGGCCGGTAGCAAGGACGATTTGAATATCCGCGGCGCCTACCTGCATCTGGCGGCCGATGCGGCGATTTCGCTGGGCGTGCTGCTGTCCGGCCTGGTGGTGATGTACACGGGCTGGACCTGGCTTGATCCGCTGGTCAGTATCGCCATCGTGGTACTGATTACGATGGGTACCTGGTCGCTGCTGCGCGAGTCGCTGCGCATGGTGCTGGCGGCGGTGCCGGAGAATGTGGATGCGCCCCAGGTCGAGCAGTTCCTGCGCGCGCAGCCGGGCGTGACCGAGGTGCATGATCTGCATATCTGGTCCATGAGTACGACCGAAACGGCGCTCACGGCCCACCTGGTCATGCCGGACGGTTATCCGGGTGACCAGGCGCTCGACGCCATCACGCGCGAACTCAAGGAAAAGTTCTCCATCCACCATACGACGCTGCAAACCGAGCAGGGCACCACGGAGCATGCCTGCTGCCTGCACGGCAACGGCGGCGCCGATCATGGACATGATGACCATGCGCATGATCATGATCACGACCATGACCACGATCATGGCCATCAGCACAAACCGGCCCACCAGCACGCGCCGCACCAGCACGGACACCGGCACTGA
- a CDS encoding helix-turn-helix transcriptional regulator: MNSSSVSDAAVAQLADLFHLLGDPTRLRIVLACVAAPVAVSAIAERLQLSTSLVSHHLRLLRAARIVKSERQGKQVFYSAADAHISGVLGDMLDHIAEPSNGIDA; the protein is encoded by the coding sequence ATGAATTCTTCTTCTGTTTCGGATGCGGCGGTGGCGCAGCTGGCTGACTTGTTCCATTTGCTGGGCGATCCGACCCGGCTGCGCATCGTGCTCGCCTGCGTGGCGGCGCCGGTGGCGGTGAGTGCAATCGCGGAGCGGCTGCAGCTGAGCACTTCCCTCGTGAGCCACCATTTGCGCTTGCTGCGCGCGGCGCGTATCGTGAAGTCGGAGCGGCAGGGAAAACAGGTCTTTTATTCGGCCGCCGATGCACATATCAGCGGCGTTTTGGGCGATATGCTGGACCATATCGCGGAACCTTCCAACGGGATCGATGCATGA
- a CDS encoding metallophosphoesterase: MPLLQSLLRCMPCALGLLATLPPAAAQTPAPIIVYTAGDIADCRYSRPQYSGAARTAAVVEAGIARDAAAGLRSAVLSLGDHTYPIGLEAEFRDCYAPTWGRFKDITHPTPGNHEYYGGSADGYYGYFGAAAGPRGRGYYSFDLGGWHLVSLNSHMHGEEQRAQMLWLKDDLERHPRRCTLAYWHAPMYSSGGHSASLHMQEAWRLLQAAGAELVLSGHDHDYERFAPLDADGRPDAQQGMRQFVIGTGGAFLTPFRWPHAHSEVRANRQWGVLKLALKEDGYDWEFLPADKGVHDPAAQPPDEPDSGSARCR; encoded by the coding sequence ATGCCATTATTGCAATCACTTTTACGCTGCATGCCTTGCGCCCTGGGGCTGCTGGCCACCCTGCCGCCAGCCGCCGCCCAGACGCCGGCGCCCATCATCGTGTATACGGCGGGCGACATCGCTGACTGCCGCTACAGCCGCCCCCAATATTCGGGTGCGGCGCGCACCGCCGCCGTGGTGGAAGCGGGCATCGCGCGCGATGCCGCCGCCGGCTTGCGCAGCGCCGTGCTCTCGCTGGGCGACCATACCTATCCGATCGGGCTGGAGGCCGAATTCCGCGACTGCTACGCGCCGACCTGGGGCCGCTTCAAGGACATCACCCATCCCACGCCCGGCAACCACGAATACTACGGCGGCAGCGCCGACGGCTACTACGGCTATTTCGGCGCGGCGGCCGGACCGCGCGGGCGCGGCTACTACAGCTTCGACCTGGGCGGCTGGCATCTGGTTTCCCTCAACAGCCATATGCATGGCGAGGAACAGCGCGCCCAGATGCTGTGGCTAAAAGACGACCTGGAACGCCACCCGCGCCGCTGCACCCTCGCCTACTGGCACGCGCCCATGTATAGTTCGGGCGGACACTCGGCCAGCCTGCATATGCAGGAAGCCTGGCGTCTGCTGCAGGCGGCGGGCGCGGAGCTGGTGCTGTCCGGCCACGACCACGACTACGAGCGCTTCGCGCCGCTCGATGCCGACGGCAGGCCGGATGCGCAGCAGGGCATGCGCCAGTTCGTGATCGGCACCGGCGGCGCCTTCCTCACGCCGTTCCGCTGGCCGCATGCGCACAGCGAGGTGCGCGCCAACCGGCAATGGGGCGTGCTGAAACTGGCGCTCAAAGAAGACGGCTACGACTGGGAATTCCTGCCCGCCGACAAAGGCGTGCACGATCCCGCGGCGCAGCCGCCGGATGAACCAGACAGCGGCTCGGCGCGCTGTCGCTAA
- a CDS encoding 3'-5' exonuclease translates to MPLAPTPEQQLILQSDAPVLMVEAVAGAGKTTTLAMLAAQARGEVLGLCFSAGAKLRFQQKLHEECPGRQVSVMTMEEFARALLSRLAHDGLVDKAQFCPSEEALRPQVVAAAEAVWQRYEERRCDFDFSFRDNSARVDAMLALLATLKATTVAHRFQEDLEQDDIEQIAERFDVPPQAVEICQAYERMRQLEPGVYLWQGLADLVPDVLSLLSLHPPALDSIRQVQLCLVDEWHDVNAAEFELLQIFRRQARLVVVGDRSQVINTARGADIHFSHLGFELGFPGAQRLELSRSHRFGISVAKLAARASGRKCQPMADTYSSVGRHEYDAADAGCAPAVAQQVARLVQAGGKLSDIAIIVREADQTIAIENALLDANQPYACDGVESYLLRPEILMLRGLLHVACGDYATLRGDKDVCARMAAALYQFLSIDSASEVWDSSHEMYGSGSSLAARAQEDVAQDPAMLAWLVGDALCAEAASDGGAARRWKQRLRQVVDEMRQRAPQQDAAALLQFASQTLDLPAAASRAVVNRRQADSALRAIQAFVAFARQHGGMDGAAFLQELHKRQKRVGSQGFSGRRKQLTLTTVAAAKGREWPCVMVPLIEQGQFPRGRDTEEEKRYFYVAITRAMQALLLFEPDERNAAARSYLMAGFRKPEAGADKDA, encoded by the coding sequence ATGCCTCTCGCTCCCACTCCCGAACAGCAATTGATCCTGCAATCCGACGCGCCCGTGCTGATGGTCGAAGCGGTGGCCGGCGCCGGCAAGACCACCACCCTGGCCATGCTGGCGGCGCAGGCGCGCGGCGAGGTGCTGGGCCTGTGCTTCTCAGCCGGGGCCAAGCTGCGCTTCCAGCAAAAGCTGCATGAGGAGTGTCCGGGGCGCCAGGTCAGCGTGATGACGATGGAGGAGTTCGCGCGCGCCCTGCTGTCGCGCCTGGCCCACGACGGCCTGGTGGACAAGGCCCAGTTCTGCCCCAGCGAGGAGGCGCTGCGGCCGCAGGTGGTGGCGGCGGCCGAAGCGGTGTGGCAGCGTTACGAGGAGCGCCGCTGCGACTTCGATTTCAGCTTCCGCGACAACAGCGCCCGCGTCGACGCCATGCTGGCCTTGCTGGCGACGCTGAAGGCGACCACGGTGGCGCACCGCTTCCAGGAAGACCTGGAGCAGGACGATATCGAGCAGATCGCCGAGCGCTTCGACGTGCCGCCGCAGGCGGTGGAAATCTGCCAGGCCTATGAGCGCATGCGCCAGCTGGAGCCGGGCGTCTACCTGTGGCAGGGCCTGGCCGACCTGGTGCCGGATGTGCTGTCCCTGCTGTCGCTGCACCCGCCGGCGCTGGACAGCATCCGCCAGGTCCAGCTTTGCCTGGTCGACGAATGGCATGACGTGAACGCGGCCGAATTCGAGCTGCTGCAAATCTTCCGCCGCCAGGCGCGCCTGGTGGTGGTGGGCGACCGCTCGCAGGTCATCAACACGGCGCGCGGCGCCGACATCCATTTCTCCCACCTCGGTTTCGAACTGGGCTTCCCCGGCGCCCAGCGCCTGGAGCTGAGCAGGTCGCACCGCTTCGGCATCTCGGTGGCCAAGCTGGCGGCGCGCGCCTCGGGCCGCAAATGCCAACCCATGGCCGACACCTACAGCAGCGTCGGCCGGCATGAATACGACGCCGCCGATGCCGGCTGCGCGCCCGCCGTGGCGCAGCAGGTGGCGCGCCTGGTGCAGGCGGGCGGCAAGCTGTCCGATATCGCCATCATCGTGCGCGAGGCCGACCAGACCATCGCCATCGAAAACGCACTGCTCGACGCCAATCAGCCCTATGCCTGCGATGGCGTGGAATCCTATCTGCTGCGTCCGGAAATCCTGATGCTGCGCGGCCTGCTGCATGTGGCCTGCGGCGATTACGCCACCCTGCGCGGCGACAAGGACGTTTGCGCGCGCATGGCCGCCGCCCTGTACCAGTTCCTGTCCATCGACAGCGCGTCGGAAGTGTGGGACAGCAGCCACGAAATGTATGGCAGCGGTTCCAGCCTGGCCGCGCGCGCGCAGGAGGACGTGGCGCAAGACCCGGCCATGCTGGCCTGGCTGGTGGGCGATGCCCTGTGCGCCGAAGCGGCCAGCGACGGCGGCGCGGCGCGGCGCTGGAAGCAGCGCCTGCGCCAGGTGGTGGACGAGATGCGTCAGCGCGCGCCGCAGCAGGATGCCGCCGCCCTGCTGCAGTTCGCCAGCCAGACTCTGGACCTGCCCGCTGCCGCCAGCCGCGCCGTGGTCAACCGGCGCCAGGCCGATTCCGCGCTGCGCGCCATCCAGGCCTTCGTCGCCTTCGCGCGCCAGCATGGCGGCATGGACGGCGCCGCCTTCCTGCAGGAGCTGCACAAGCGCCAGAAGCGTGTCGGCAGCCAGGGTTTCAGCGGCAGGCGCAAGCAGTTGACCCTGACCACGGTGGCCGCCGCCAAAGGTCGTGAATGGCCTTGCGTGATGGTGCCGCTGATCGAGCAGGGCCAGTTCCCGCGCGGCCGCGATACGGAAGAGGAAAAACGCTATTTCTACGTCGCCATCACGCGCGCCATGCAGGCGCTGCTGCTGTTCGAGCCGGACGAGCGCAATGCGGCGGCACGCAGCTACCTGATGGCGGGCTTCCGCAAACCGGAAGCCGGTGCCGACAAAGACGCTTAG
- a CDS encoding CinA family protein has translation MITDIKELAAQVGRALQEKSLLLATAESCTGGGVSQAITEIAGSTGWFDCGFVTYSNASKTELLDVSAAMMAQFGSVSEEVAAAMAQGALANSNAHVAVSTTGIAGPTGAVPGKPVGTVCFGWANGDTVHTERLVFAGDRAAVREQTVVHALQGLLRFIN, from the coding sequence ATGATTACGGATATCAAGGAACTGGCCGCCCAGGTGGGCCGCGCCCTGCAGGAAAAGAGCTTGCTGCTGGCGACTGCGGAATCCTGCACCGGCGGCGGTGTGTCGCAGGCGATCACCGAGATCGCCGGCTCCACCGGCTGGTTCGATTGCGGCTTCGTGACCTATTCCAACGCGTCCAAGACCGAACTGCTCGACGTGTCGGCCGCCATGATGGCGCAATTCGGCAGCGTCAGCGAGGAGGTGGCAGCCGCCATGGCCCAGGGTGCGCTGGCCAACAGCAATGCCCATGTGGCGGTATCGACCACCGGCATCGCCGGACCGACCGGCGCGGTGCCGGGCAAGCCGGTGGGCACGGTGTGCTTCGGCTGGGCCAATGGCGACACCGTGCACACGGAACGCCTGGTGTTTGCCGGCGACCGCGCCGCCGTGCGCGAGCAGACCGTGGTGCACGCCTTGCAGGGCCTGCTGCGCTTTATTAACTAA